The following DNA comes from Corynebacterium atrinae.
GGCTCGTCGAGAAGCAAGGTGGTCTGGGACTTGCCCGAGCCGTTGGTCGCGGCGAAGAGGATTTGCGCGAGCTCGACGCGGCGGCGCTGGCCACCGGACAGGGTCTTGAGCGGCTGATCGAGGATGCGCTCGGGGAGACCCAGGTTCACGCAGATTTGGGCGGCCTCGGAGTCCGCTTCGTAGCCACCGAGGGTATGGTACTGCTCCTCGAGGCGGGAATATTTCCGGATCGCGGCGTCACGCTTGCGTTCATCCGATGTGGTCTCCATGACTTCCTGCTGGCGTTCCATGGAGCTGCGAATTTGGTCGAGCCCACGGGCCGAAAGGACACGGTCGCGGGCAGTCTGATCGATATTGCCCTCGCGGGAATCCTGCGGAAGGTAGCCAATCGATCCGGAGGAAACGACAGTGCCACCGTAGGGTTGAGTCTCCCCCGCCAGGATGCGCATGGAGGTCGTCTTGCCCGCGCCGTTGCGCCCGACGAGACCGATGCGGTCGCCGGGCTGTACCCGCAGGTGCTGTCCCGGGGCAGTCAGCAGGGTACGGGCGCCAACGCGCACTTCAAGGTCATTAGTGACAATCACAAGGAACCACTCTAACAACCCGGTCAAACCGGCCCGTACGCACCTAAACTAAAGGTCAAAGGTTGAGATACGTCCTGGTCCGCCGTCCTTTTCACAGCGGGTGCTTCCGGTCGGGGTTTTAGATTCGGGCTACACCGCGAAGCCGAGGGCGCGCAGCTGCTCGCGGCCGTCTTCGGTGATCATGTGAGCGCCCCACGGGGGCATCCACACCCAATTCAGTTCGAGCTTATCGACGATCCCGTTCCCCACCACTGCGGATTGCGTCTGGTCTTCAATGACATCGGTCAGGGGGCAGGCCGGGGAGGTGAGGGTCATGTTGACCACGGCCGTCTTCTCTTCGCCCTCTTCTTCGATCCAAATGTCGTAGACGAGGCCCAGGTCGACGACGTTGATGCCAAGCTCAGGGTCGATGACGTCGCGCATGTACTCCTCAACGTCGAAGGTGAGGGCTTCCTGCTCCGGGGTCTGTTCAGGGCGCTCGCGGGCACCGTCGAAGTTGGAAGCAGAGGTGGTGTTTTCTTCGGACATGTCTTAACCCCTTTCGTTGAGGGCTTCAGCGGTGGCGGCCTGGAAGGCTTTCCAGCCAAGCAGGGCGCACTTCACGCGGGCCGGATATTTGGCGACACCGGAGAAGGCAATCCCATCGCCGATGATGTCTTCGTCGCCGGTGGCGGTGCCGCGGGAGGTGATCATCTTGTCAAACTCGGCGAGTTTTGCCATTGCTTCATCAATGGGAACGCCAATGACTTCCTCGGCCATGACGGAGGTCGACGCCTGGGAGATCGAGCATCCTTGTGCATGGTAGGAGACGTCTTCTACCGTCGAGCCGTCTTCCGAGAGGTGGACTCGGAGAGTGAGCTCGTCACCGCAGGATGGGTTGACGTGGTGAACCTCGGCCTCATAAGGGTCACGGAGGCCGGCGTGTTGAGGATTCTTGTAGTGGTCCAGGATCACTTCCTGGTACATCGATTCCAGATTCATTTAGCTCACTCCGAAGAAGTCTCGAGCGTGGTTGATGGCGTCGACGAGGGTATCAACCTCATCGCGCGTGTTGTAGAGGTAGAAGCTGGCGCGAGCAGTGGACTGGGCGGATAGCGCCCGGTGGGTCGGCCACGCACAATGGTGCCCGACCCGGATGCACACGCCTTGGTCGTCGAGGACCTGGCCAAGGTCGTGGGGGTGGATCCCATTCACGTCGAAGGACACTGCCCCACCGCGATTGTCGGTGCCCAGGGGCCCAAGGATTCGCAAGCCCGGAACGCTGGACAGCTTCTCCAAGGCATAAGCCGTCAGTTCCTGCTCGTGGGCGTGAATATTGTCCATCCCGACCTCGGAGAGAAAGTCCACGGCTTCCCCGAGCGCGACGACCTGGCTGGTCATCTGCGTTCCGGCCTCGAATCGCTGGGGCGCGGGGGCATAAGTGGAGCCGTCCATGTGGACAACCTCGATCATCGAACCGCCCGTCAGGAACGGGGGCAGTTCGTCGAGCAGCGGGGCCTTAGCGTAGACGACCCCGACGCCACTAGGGCCACACATCTTATGCCCGGAGAACGCCGCAAAATCTACGTCAAGCTCGTGGAAGTCGACCGGCATGTGCGGCACAGACTGGCAGGCATCGAGCACAGTGAGCGCGCCGACAGCTTTGGCCCGACGGACGATTTCGGCCACGTCGGCCACCGCACCCGTCACGTTCGACTGATGGGTAAACGCCACGACCTTGACGGTGTCGTCGAGTTCGAGGGAATTGAGGTCAATGCGGCCGTCGTCGGTTGACTTGTACCACTTGAGGGTGGCACCGGTACGGCGGCACAACTCCTGCCACGGCACCAAGTTGGCGTGGTGCTCCAATTCGGTGACCACGACGGTGTCGTCGGCGGTGATGCGCCATTGCCCCGCGCGGTCGTCGCCAAGCACGTAGGAGACAAGGTTGAGACCTTCGGTGGCATTTTTCACGAACGCAATCTCGTGGCCCTCGGCGCCGACGAACGCCGCGATCTTCTCGCGGGCGGCCTCGTAGGCGTCGGTCGCTTCCTCCGCGAGCTGGTAAGCACCGCGGTGGACAGGAGCATTGGTGTGCAGGACGAAGTGCTCCTCGGCCTTCCACACTCGCTCCGGGCGCTGCGAGGTCGCGCCGGAGTCCAAATACACCAGCGGGCGCCCATCGCGGACGGTGCGCTGCAGGATGGGAAACTGCGCCCGCAGCTTATCGACGTCCAAGTGCTTGCTCATTGCAGGAACTGGTCGTATCCGCCGGCCTCAAGCTTGTCGGCGAACTCAGACCCACCGGTGGCGACGATCTTGCCATCGGCGAAGACGTGCACGAAATCGGGCTGGACGTAGTTAAGAATGCGCTTGTAGTGCGTGATCATGAGGATGCCGCCGTTGGTCTCCTCCTGGTAGCGGTTGATTCCGTCGGAGACGATACGCAGAGCGTCGACGTCGAGGCCGGAGTCGGTTTCATCCATGATGGCGAACTTGGGCTTGAGCAGGTCCAGCTGGAGCACCTCGTGGCGCTTCTTCTCACCGCCGGAGAAGCCCTCGTTGACGGAGCGCTCACCGAAGGATTTGTCGATGTGAAGGAAATCGCGGGCCGAGTTGAGTTCCTTGACCCATTCGCGCAGCTTCGGGGCCTCGCCGCGAACGGCGGACACGGCGGTGCGCATGAAGTTGGAGGAGGACACGCCGGGGATCTCCGTGGGGTACTGCATGGCCAGGAAGAGGCCGGCGCGGGCGCGCTCGTCGACCTCCAGGTCGAGGATGTTCACGCCGTCAAGAAGCACCTCACCCTCGGTGACCTCGTAGCGTGGGTGACCAGCGATGGTGTACGCCAGGGTGGACTTACCGGAGCCGTTGGGGCCCATGACGGCGTGGGTCTCGCCCGAGTTGATGGTCAGATTGACACCCTTGAGGATGGGCTTAGGCTCGGAGGAGTCGTCCGAGGGCAGGACCTGGGCGTGCAGGTTTTTGATTTCCAGAGTGGACATCGTGGGATTCTCTTTCAGTTCTACGTGTACTTAGGCGTGGACGGATTCGAGCTCAGAGGCAACGCGAGCTTCTAGGACTTCCCTAATGGACTCCACCGGAATTCGGTTGATGACCTCGGAGAAGAAGCCTCGGATGATGAGTCGGCGAGCCTGGGACTCGGGGATACCGCGAGCCATGAGGTAGAAGACCTGGTCGTCGTCAAAACGACCGACGGTGGCGGCGTGTCCAGCACCGGCGATCTCGCCGGTCTCGATCTCAAGGTTCGGGATGGCATCCGCCCGCGCACCTTCGGTGAGCAGCAAGTTGCGGTTGACCTCATAGGTGTCGGTGCCCTGGGCGTTGGCCCGGATGAGCACGTCGCCTACCCAGCAGGTGCGGGCTTCCGGATTATCGGAGGTCGGGTCCGCCTGCAGGGCGCCCTTGTACATCACGTTGGAACGGCAATTCGGCACCGAGTGGTCCACGAGGAGGCGGTTTTCGAAGTACTGTCCGTCATCCGCGAAGTAGACACCGAGCATCTCGGCATCTGCGCCCGGGGCAGTGAACTTCACCCGGGGGACGATGCGAACGATCTCGCCGCCGAAGGTGGCCACGTTGTGGCGCAGGACAGCGTCGCGGCCGAGCTGCGCGATCTGACCGGACAGGTGGACGGCGTCGTTGTCCCAATCGGCGTCGACGACGACGGTGAGGTTGGCGTTGTCGCCAACGATCATCTCAATATTGTCGGCGTGGGTGCCCGAGCCGCGGTAGTTGAGCGTGACCGTCGCCTGAGCGCCAGCCTCCACCTCAATGACGGTGGCGCCGAAGGAGGTGACTCCTTCGCCGCGGCCGGTGATCGTGATGGCGACCGGCTCGGTGGTGACGGAATCCTTGGCGAACCCGACGTACTGGGCCGAAGGCATGGAAGTCCAAGCCTGCGCGGCGACTCGATCGACGGGCGCGCCAGCGCGCCCGAGGCGCGCATCGCCCGGGGTGAGGGTGTCTACGATGACGCCCGCGGGGGCGTCGACACGCACATCCTGCTCTACGGCCTCGGCGAAGGTGCCATTGTGGAGGCCACGGATCCGTCGCAAAGCAATAAACCGCCACACTTCGTCGCGACCACCCGGAATGGGGAAATCATCGACGTTGAACGAGGTGAACAGGTCACCCTTGTTGTTATGCGGGGTTGCATTGCGGACCGCTTCGGTCTCGATTGTCCTTGCTTGCATCGGTCTAACCCACCGATCCTTCCATCTGCAGTTCGATCAGTCGGTTGAGCTCCAGGGCGTACTCCATCGGCAGCTCCTTGGCGATGGGCTCAACGAAACCACGCACGATCATCGCCATGGCTTCCTCTTGCGCGATGCCGCGGGACATGAGGTAGAACAGCTGCTCGTCGGAGACGCGGGACACCGTCGCCTCGTGGCCCAGGGTCACGTGGTCGTTGCGGATGTCGTTGTAGGGGTAAGTATCCGAGCGGGAGATGTTATCCACCAGCAGCGCGTCGCACTCGATGTTGGACGTCGAGTGGTGCGCGTTGGCATTGATCTGTACCAAGCCACGGTAGGCGGAGCGGCCACCACCACGGGCAACGGACTTCGAGACCACATTGGAGGAGGTGTACGGAGCCATGTGCGTCATCTTCGCGCCAGTGTCCTGGAACTGACCCTCACCAGCGAAGGCAACAGAGAGGACCTCGCCCTTGGCGTAGGGGCCAGTCATCCAGACGGCCGGGTACTTCATCGTGACCTTGGAGCCGATGTTGCCGTCGACCCATTCCATGGTCGCGCCCTCTTCCGCCTTGGCGCGCTTTGTCACGAGGTTGTAGACGTTGTTCGACCAGTTCTGGATGGTGGTGTAGCGGCAGCGACCACCCTTCTTCACCACGATCTCCACCACTGCGGAGTGGAGCGAATCGGACTTGTAAATGGGGGCGGTACAACCCTCGACGTAGTGGACGTAGGCATCTTCGTCGACGATGATCAGCGTGCGCTCGAACTGCCCCATGTTCTCGGTATTAATACGGAAATAGGCTTGCAGCGGGATGTCCACATGGACGCCCTTGGGCACGTAAATGAAGGACCCGCCGGACCAGACTGCGGTGTTAAGGGCGGAGAACTTGTTGTCGCCCGCCGGAATGACGGTGCCGAAGTACTCCTGGAACAGCTCCGGCTGCTCCTTGAGCGCGGAATCCGTATCGAGGAAGATGACGCCCTTTTCCTCCAGGTCCTCGCGGATCTGGTGGTAGACGACCTCCGACTCATACTGAGCGGCGACACCGGCGACGAGGCGCTGCTTCTCCGCCTCCGGGATGCCCAGGCGATCATAGGTGTTCTTAATATCCTCGGGCAGATCCTCCCAGGACTGAGCCTGTCCCTCGGTGGAGCGCACGAAGTACTTAATCGTGTCGAAG
Coding sequences within:
- the sufU gene encoding Fe-S cluster assembly sulfur transfer protein SufU is translated as MNLESMYQEVILDHYKNPQHAGLRDPYEAEVHHVNPSCGDELTLRVHLSEDGSTVEDVSYHAQGCSISQASTSVMAEEVIGVPIDEAMAKLAEFDKMITSRGTATGDEDIIGDGIAFSGVAKYPARVKCALLGWKAFQAATAEALNERG
- a CDS encoding metal-sulfur cluster assembly factor; the protein is MSEENTTSASNFDGARERPEQTPEQEALTFDVEEYMRDVIDPELGINVVDLGLVYDIWIEEEGEEKTAVVNMTLTSPACPLTDVIEDQTQSAVVGNGIVDKLELNWVWMPPWGAHMITEDGREQLRALGFAV
- the sufB gene encoding Fe-S cluster assembly protein SufB; translation: MTQATQNPGVDTPMNDDQIIESIGPYNYGWHDSDVAGASARRGLNEDVVRDISAKKDEPQWMLDQRLKALSIFDRKPMPTWGADLSDINFDTIKYFVRSTEGQAQSWEDLPEDIKNTYDRLGIPEAEKQRLVAGVAAQYESEVVYHQIREDLEEKGVIFLDTDSALKEQPELFQEYFGTVIPAGDNKFSALNTAVWSGGSFIYVPKGVHVDIPLQAYFRINTENMGQFERTLIIVDEDAYVHYVEGCTAPIYKSDSLHSAVVEIVVKKGGRCRYTTIQNWSNNVYNLVTKRAKAEEGATMEWVDGNIGSKVTMKYPAVWMTGPYAKGEVLSVAFAGEGQFQDTGAKMTHMAPYTSSNVVSKSVARGGGRSAYRGLVQINANAHHSTSNIECDALLVDNISRSDTYPYNDIRNDHVTLGHEATVSRVSDEQLFYLMSRGIAQEEAMAMIVRGFVEPIAKELPMEYALELNRLIELQMEGSVG
- the sufD gene encoding Fe-S cluster assembly protein SufD translates to MQARTIETEAVRNATPHNNKGDLFTSFNVDDFPIPGGRDEVWRFIALRRIRGLHNGTFAEAVEQDVRVDAPAGVIVDTLTPGDARLGRAGAPVDRVAAQAWTSMPSAQYVGFAKDSVTTEPVAITITGRGEGVTSFGATVIEVEAGAQATVTLNYRGSGTHADNIEMIVGDNANLTVVVDADWDNDAVHLSGQIAQLGRDAVLRHNVATFGGEIVRIVPRVKFTAPGADAEMLGVYFADDGQYFENRLLVDHSVPNCRSNVMYKGALQADPTSDNPEARTCWVGDVLIRANAQGTDTYEVNRNLLLTEGARADAIPNLEIETGEIAGAGHAATVGRFDDDQVFYLMARGIPESQARRLIIRGFFSEVINRIPVESIREVLEARVASELESVHA
- the sufC gene encoding Fe-S cluster assembly ATPase SufC, translated to MSTLEIKNLHAQVLPSDDSSEPKPILKGVNLTINSGETHAVMGPNGSGKSTLAYTIAGHPRYEVTEGEVLLDGVNILDLEVDERARAGLFLAMQYPTEIPGVSSSNFMRTAVSAVRGEAPKLREWVKELNSARDFLHIDKSFGERSVNEGFSGGEKKRHEVLQLDLLKPKFAIMDETDSGLDVDALRIVSDGINRYQEETNGGILMITHYKRILNYVQPDFVHVFADGKIVATGGSEFADKLEAGGYDQFLQ
- a CDS encoding cysteine desulfurase, with amino-acid sequence MSKHLDVDKLRAQFPILQRTVRDGRPLVYLDSGATSQRPERVWKAEEHFVLHTNAPVHRGAYQLAEEATDAYEAAREKIAAFVGAEGHEIAFVKNATEGLNLVSYVLGDDRAGQWRITADDTVVVTELEHHANLVPWQELCRRTGATLKWYKSTDDGRIDLNSLELDDTVKVVAFTHQSNVTGAVADVAEIVRRAKAVGALTVLDACQSVPHMPVDFHELDVDFAAFSGHKMCGPSGVGVVYAKAPLLDELPPFLTGGSMIEVVHMDGSTYAPAPQRFEAGTQMTSQVVALGEAVDFLSEVGMDNIHAHEQELTAYALEKLSSVPGLRILGPLGTDNRGGAVSFDVNGIHPHDLGQVLDDQGVCIRVGHHCAWPTHRALSAQSTARASFYLYNTRDEVDTLVDAINHARDFFGVS